A single window of Pogoniulus pusillus isolate bPogPus1 chromosome 11, bPogPus1.pri, whole genome shotgun sequence DNA harbors:
- the BAHCC1 gene encoding BAH and coiled-coil domain-containing protein 1 isoform X1, with product MDGRDFAPPPPRLLSERGSLGHRHGTGRVAGSAHGAVQPPGHFQPTKYFPAPISMATHTASGSLMGSAPTSSFMGGFLSGSLGSGAPSHPTGPTASPPEPAFRGPHSSTSQIWFSHSHEAPGYPRFSGSLASTFLPMSHLDHHSNSNVLYGQHRFYESQKDNFYLRNLPTQPALLPTSHGFPGIARAAPGPPTGSCSREREAGSLPKTPKDYDRFLAGKEKVGKGDPKERPPEEDPKERHKVVLPVPPEGHCKEGLPTRGASDGRPKHLASCLLGAKGLDGDTSRAVLPSCAGSAMPRAGRCSAKETCRGEREPGAPEMPQPYGECVERRQMLHHAVSYAVPTGPATLGPTAGSFPCLPLHAGPEMLCPLPEPAGRELKLSGATLVPSVGHLTDKSRSFQVTAEAGGLERAEAKERHAEVGTEPPVTYGGPFHHPLKAEGTAERRLDWGGPSARLKGLEYLSGGAAEGPPFASRGPAPKGALEKGYFEVPPPPDCSRAARPDPLSVRVGPSCCTLEKGPPKDPPSGPGPQKVARIRHQQHPETEAASAGPEGKRKPLELSALGYGGPHLPPWGVQGQGPPLGVAEERKGPYLDPFGTSLQPAALMTQGPVLGQEVPTAPDEVSAMKNLLKYSNQALLGGQKGPPFVGLGGVKGSCAHQDAKFPPGKGQPELERPDCARGREHDGLATGEGEVRQPPVGIAVAVARQKDTLGRPDTSYGSGGTGRQGRAAASIKAGTARPMHLIDLEAEEERGRLCEERLGLAGRELLLQDNKDLVEFARMHPSGGCPGELTPHLMIAGGSSLPTGQLGGDPATHAHPAHTHWLPRTRSPSIWMGGHSYGIGHPALHQNLPPTFPASMPSTMQPVFPLSQDPPAQLVILPTEPPAHGTPHTLADVMDQASLWPPMYPGRGPSAHLQHTGQLPVYSRSQFLRQQELYALQQQQRAAQALEIQRQAHVQRKPEEQPLELEDGGPEKPLKPSHKAVALNPPTKGLSSTAPGPPKLSPCCHSPALRHPAKCPMTLPAAPCTLPICPTTSSAVAPRSPADSPLPVQSKGSDGEDKRGEGQPPRDYPKSLEPDLPPGYSYPAAGMGFSEAHSAEPADPDTMHAGSPPAEPEQSRTFSPTGEVLRESGPSQELPAGEAVAEGPGVLLHHHHLLLTPGPLCGERGPAPAEGTTEEPFGVCPDTAQGAPEQSSPEQQHSVPVVGASPLPPTAEEVEEEEEEEDEDEEDEEEGDSDGSEPEGSCDEEDGEDSNGRQGCLGGLEALIAAGIDLGELPALGSPEEPPPAPPSPAPHASGIPGIALLSELADLELRRRRCDLALGAGEDEDLLAFNLQNLATVAAAWSLVEAASREGSPPALSPLPTSPPPRTRIPRRKYTWTPKTKAVCPLKAAIEQLNTQEVEVRMRLAELQRRYKEKQRELVKLQRRHDHERDESSRSPARRGPGRPRKRKHSSTLGRAESRKVKAVKTSLSLLCAELRGDPEPKKKRSKLAEETFGSPEKVRCKKSSSPGKLACKVAHKVKSKGLPAGISPFRRKDPNPGGRIQKKLSRPKSSKTTKYQPQDPDSRQSAEFKDEHDGDTDSEDGDDEPGLSLPPSVPVAVLGPSPSSVVKMEANEKAKKKKERQGLLAGPCHLGSPEGEVKIKQRPVKPGAGKLEKVPVRRKAGGCEEGGKKKLKPKPKESPRPSTTSGPSALAPASSLFGGTEPRHFTARDEGARLASERLKKATRKSKVLQSALRRKSGALSLALSPRSAKTILSKGKKLAKVKSKVATKQCKGRAVSKLLESFTVEDDFDFDDNSSFSEEEEEGGGCLTGGLRGGRCSPLPHACAIQKEDLRDGLHILIPKEDSLLYAGSVRTIQPPDIYSIIIEGERGNRQRIYSQEQLLQEAVLDIRPQSRRSLPPGTRVCAYWSQKSRCLYPGNVVRGSSSDEEEDDPEAVMVEFDDGDTGHIAVSNIRLLPPDFKIQCTEPSPALLVSSSCRRTKRSCGDGPPASELPSSLCPDRHDGSEPPKSSGKKAASKEKSGKAVEMLSGGKAPLLGDPFVGRRGGPLLSWSAVAQAKRKASSKGTAMLQNLFQVNGSAKKLRTKETIFPVHHHHHHHLAAPVFGNGFGADSFSRIASSYASFGAGAGLVLPAAQKLLRSKKAERMEAEMGKSGRRKTGSEYLVKLDHEGVTSPKNKNCKALLLAEKDFGAKLERPLASHGYAHAALAGKDRKGRAPVHQLPVGLALRKYSGQAEFTLNCDSDCHSSYSDMDEDEEAGGLGADVSSRFMTRLSVSSSSSGSSTSSSSGSISTSSLCSSDNEDSSYSSEDEDSTLLLQTCLSHPVPALLAQPEALRSKGSTPQRCFLTKATAAGPKAKLKRKEALSFSKAKEFSRRQRLPSVENRPKISAFLPARQLWRWSGNPTQRRGMKGKARKLFYKAIVRGKETLRIGDCAVFLSAGRPNLPYIGRIESMWESWGSNMVVKVKWFYHPEETKLGKRQSDGKNALYQSCHEDENDVQTISHKCQVVGREHYEQMTRNKKYQDRQDLYYLAGTYDPTTGRLVTADGVPILC from the exons ccccagggtACCCCCGCTTCTCTGGAAGCCTGGCCTCCACCTTCCTGCCCATGAGTCACCTGGACCACCACAGCAACAGCAACGTCCTCTATGGCCAGCACCGCTTCTACGAGAGCCAGAAAG ATAACTTCTACCTGCGCAACCTGCCCACCCAACCCgccctgctccccaccagcCACGGCTTCCCTGGCATCGCCCGTGCAGCTCCTGGGCCCCCCACTGGCTCCTGCAGCCGGGAGCGAGAGGCTGGATCCTTGCCCAAGACCCCCAAGGACTACGACCGCTTCTTGGCAGGCAAAGAGAAGGTGGGCAAGGGGGACCCCAAAGAGCGGCCACCTGAGGAGGACCCAAAGGAGCGACACAAGGTGGTGCTGCCGGTGCCACCGGAGGGTCACTGCAAAGAGGGGCTGCCCACACGAGGGGCCAGCGATGGACGCCCCAAGCACCTCGCCTCCTGCCTCCTGGGTGCCAAGGGGCTGGATGGCGATACCAGCCGTGCTgtgctgcccagctgtgccGGCAGTGCCATGCCCCGCGCCGGCCGCTGCAGTGCCAAGGAGACATGTCGAGGGGAGCGGGAGCCAGGTGCCCCTGAGATGCCCCAGCCTTACGGCGAGTGCGTGGAGCGACGGCAGATGCTGCACCATGCTGTTTCCTACGCGGTGCCCACTGGACCTGCCACACTCGGCCCCACTGCTGGGTCCTTCCCCTGCTTGCCACTCCACGCTGGCCCCGAGATGCTGTGCCCGCTGCCAGAGCCAGCTGGCCGAGAGCTGAAGCTGAGTGGTGCCACACTGGTGCCCTCAGTGGGGCACCTCACGGACAAGAGCCGCTCCTTCCAGGTGACGGCAGAAGCTGGTGGCCTCGAGCGTGCAGAGGCCAAGGAGCGGCACGCTGAGGTGGGCACAGAGCCCCCAGTCACTTATGGTGGCCCCTTCCACCACCCACTGAAAGCAGAGGGTACTGCTGAGCGGCGACTGGACTGGGGGGGTCCCAGTGCCCGGCTGAAAGGGCTGGAGTACCTAAgtgggggagcagctgagggaccgcCCTTTGCCAGCCGGGGTccagcacccaagggtgctCTGGAGAAGGGCTACTTTGAGGTACCACCACCGCCTGACTGCTCCCGTGCTGCCCGCCCTGACCCGTTGAGTGTCCGGGTTGGCCCCTCCTGCTGCACTTTAGAGAAGGGCCCCCCCAAGGACCCTCCCTCTGGACCAGGCCCCCAAAAGGTAGCACGAATTCggcaccagcagcaccctgagACAGAGGCAGCCAGTGCTGGCCCTGAGGGCAAGCGCAAGCCCCTGGAGCTGAGTGCCCTGGGCTATGGTGGGCCCCACCTGCCCCCATGGGGCGTGCAGGGCCAGGGACCCCCACTTGGcgtggcagaggagaggaagggccCTTACCTGGACCCCTTTGGCACGAGTCTGCAGCCGGCTGCATTGATGACTCAGGGCCCAGTGCTGGGTCAGGAGGTACCAACTGCCCCAGATGAGGTTTCGGCCATGAAGAACCTGCTGAAATACAGCAACCAGGCACTGCTAGGGGGGCAGAAGGGCCCCCCCTTCGTTGGGCTGGGGGGTGTCAAGGGCAGCTGCGCACATCAAGATGCCAAATTCCCCCCGGGAAAGGGGCAGCCAGAACTGGAGCGACCGGATTGTGCCCGTGGCCGGGAGCACGATGGGCTGGCCACTGGCGAAGGTGAGGTGCGACAGCCGCCTGTTGGCAtcgctgtggctgtggcacggCAGAAGGACACACTGGGACGACCTGACACCTCCTATGGCAGTGGTGGCACCGGGCGGCAGGGCCGGGCGGCTGCCAGCATCAAAG CGGGCACTGCACGGCCCATGCACCTCATTGACctggaagcagaggaagagcGGGGCCGGCTCTGCGAGGAgcgcctggggctggcagggcgaGAGCTCCTTCTCCA gGACAACAAGGACCTGGTGGAGTTTGCCCGAATGCACCCCTCTGGGGGATGTCCTGGGGAGCTGACCCCCCACCTGATGATTGCTGGGGGTTCATCACTGCCTACAGGGCAGCTCGGAGGGGACCCTGCCACCCATGCCCACCCGGCACACACGCACTGGCTGCCCCGCACGCGCAGCCCCTCCATCTGGATGGGGGGACACTCCTATG GCATCGGCCACCCTGCATTGCACCAGAACCTGCCGCCCaccttccctgcctccatgcccagcaccatgcagcctgtcttccccctctcccaggaccccccagcccagctcgtGATCCTACCCACTGAGCCCCCAGCCCACGGCACCCCCCACAcgctgg CTGACGTCATGGACCAGGCATCGCTGTGGCCCCCGATGTACCCAGGCCGGGGTCCCAGCGCCCACCTGCAGCACACGGGGCAGCTGCCTGTGTACTCGCGCTCGCAGTTCCTGCGGCAGCAGGAGCTCtatgccctgcagcagcagcagcgggcaGCCCAGGCCCTCGAGATCCAGCGCCAGGCGCATGTCCAG CGGAAGCCGGAGGAGCAGCCTCTGGAGCTGGAGGATGGGGGTCCCGAGAAGCCCCTCAAACCCTCCCACAAAGCAGTTGCCTTAAACCCTCCGACCAAGGGCCTGTCCTCAACAGCCCCTGGGCCACCCAAGCTGTCCCCTTGCTGCCACTCTCCGGCCCTGCGGCACCCAGCCAAGTGCCCCATGACCCTTCCTGCGGCCCCCTGCACTTTACCCATCTGCCCcaccaccagctctgctgttgCCCCCCGCTCCCCGGCTGACAGCCCCCTGCCCGTCCAGAGCAAGGGCAGCGACGGTGAGGACAAGCGCGGAGAGGGGCAACCGCCCCGCGACTACCCCAAATCCCTGGAACCAG ACCTGCCCCCTGGTTACAGCTACCCCGCCGCTGGCATGGGCTTCTCCGAGGCGCACTCAGCCGAGCCGGCTGACCCCGACACTATGCACGCTGGCTCGCCGCCGGCTGAGCCAGAGCAGTCCCGGACCTTCAGTCCCACCGGTGAGGTTCTGCGGGAGTCAGGACCCtcacaggagctgccagccGGTGAGGCAGTAGCCGAAGGCCCCGGAGTGCTACTtcatcaccaccacctcctcctcaccccGGGACCCCTCTGTGGAGAGCGGGGACCAGCACCAGCTGAGGGGACTACTGAGGAGCCCTTTGGGGTGTGCCCAGACACGGCTCAGGGAGCGCCGGAGCAGAGCTCACCAGAGCAACAGCACTCGGTGCCCGTGGTGGGGGCTTCCCCGCTACCCCCCACTGCTGAggaagtggaagaggaggaggaagaggaggacgaggacgaggaggatgaggaggaaggcGACAGTGATGGCTCAGAGCCGGAGGGCAGCTGTGATGAGGAGGATGGCGAAGACTCCAACGGGCGACAGGGCTGCTTGGGAGGGCTGGAGGCTCTGATTGCCGCTGGCATTGACCTGGGGGAGTTGCCAGCACTGGGCTCACCCGAGgagccccctccagcccccccgTCACCTGCCCCCCATGCCTCAGGGATCCCTGGCATTGCCCTGCTCAGCGAGCTGGCCGACCTGGAGCTGCGCCGGCGCCGCTGTGACCTGGCCCTAGGAG cagggGAGGACGAGGACCTGCTGGCCTTCAACCTACAGAACCTGGCCACGGTGGCAGCCGCCTGGTCACTGGTGGAGGCGGCCAGCCGGGAGGGCAGCCCCCCTGCGCTCAGCCCCCTGCCCACCTCCCCACCACCCCGCACCCGCATCCCCCGCCGCAAGTACACCTGGACGCCCAAAACCAAGGCC GTTTGCCCCTTGAAGGCAGCCATCGAGCAGCTCAACACTCAGGAGGTGGAGGTGCGGATGCGGCTGGCCGAGCTCCAGCGCCGCTACAAGGAGAAGCAGCGGGAGCTGGTGAAGCTGCAGAGGCGGCATGACCACGA GCGTGACGAGAGCTCCCGGAGCCCGGCGCGACGCGGCCCGGGGCGGCCGAGGAAGCGCAAGCACTCCAGCACGCTGGGCAGGGCCGAGAGCCGCAAGGTCAA GGCAGTGAAgaccagcctgtccctgctgtgtgctgagctgcgAGGGGACCCCGAACCCAAGAAGAAGAGGAGCAAACTGGCTGAGGAAACATTCGGCTCCCCG GAGAAAGTGCGGTGCAAGAAAAGCAGCTCGCCAGGCAAGCTGGCATGCAAGGTGGCTCACAAGGTGAAGAGCAAAGGGCTGCCCGCTGGCATCAGCCCCTTCCGCCGGAAAGACCCCAACCCTGGCGGCCGCATCCAGAAGAAACTGTCCCGACCCAAGAGCTCCAAGACTACCAAGTACCAGCCACAGGACCCTGACTCCCGGCAGTCAGCAGAGTTTAAAG ATGAGCATGATGGGGACactgacagtgaggatggtgatgaTGAGCCAGGCTTGTCCCTGCCACCCTCAGTGCCTGTGGCCGTGCTGGGACCCTCCCCGTCCTCCGTGGTAAAGATGGAGGCCAATGAAAAGgcgaagaagaagaaagaaaggcaggGGCTGCTAG caggaccttgccacctgggcagccctgagggTGAGGTGAAGATCAAGCAGCGGCCAGTGAAGCCAGGGGCTggcaagctggagaaggtgccaGTGCGGCGGAAGGcaggtggctgtgaggagggaggCAAGAAGAAGTTGAAGCCCAAGCCCAAGGAGAGCCCCCGGCCTTCAACCACCAGCGGTCCCAGTGCACtggcccctgccagcagcctcttTGGCGGGACCGAGCCCCGGCACTTCACGGCGAGGGATGAGGGGGCTCGGCTGGCCAGCGAAAGGCTGAAGAAAGCAACACGCAAGAGCAAGGTGCTGCAGTCAGCCCTGAGG CGGAAAAGTGGAGCACTCTCACTGGCTCTCTCCCCTCGGAGTGCCAAGACCATCCTGAGCAAGGGCAAGAAGCTGGCCAAGGTCAAAAGCAAAGTGGCCACCAAGCAg TGCAAGGGCCGGGCAGTCagcaagctgctggagagcttcaCCGTGGAGGACGACTTCGACTTTGATGACAACAGCAGCTtctcagaagaggaggaggaaggagggggctGCCTGACAGGAGGGCTGCGGGGAGGTCGTTGTTCCCCTCTGCCCCATGCCTGTGCCATCCAGAAGGAAGATCTGCGGGACGGACTCCACATCCTCATCCCAAAAGAGGACAGCCTGCTCTACGCTGGCAGTGTCCGCACCATCCAGCCCCCCGACAT CTACAGCATCATCATCGAGGGTGAGCGGGGGAACCGACAGCGCATCTActcacaggagcagctgctgcaggaggcg GTCCTTGACATCCGACCTCAGTCGCGACGCAGCCTCCCGCCAGGCACCCGCGTTTGTGCCTACTGGAGTCAGAAATCCCGGTGCCTCTACCCAGGGAACGTGGTGCGAG GCTCCTCCAgtgatgaggaggaggatgacccTGAGGCGGTGATGGTGGAGTTTGACGATGGGGACACAGGGCACATCGCTGTCTCCAACATCCGCCTGCTGCCCCCCGACTTCAAGATCCAGT GCACCGAGCCATCCCCCGCGCTGCTGGTCTCCAGCTCGTGCCGGAGGACAAAGCGGTCTTGTGGTGATGGACCCCCTGCCAGcgagctgccctccagcctctgccccgaCCGCCACGATGGCTCTGAGCCCCCCAAGAGCTCGGGCAAGAAGGCAGCCAGCAAGGAGAAAAGTG ggaaagctgtggagatgctgtccGGTGGCAAAGCGCCGCTGCTGGGCGACCCGTTCGTGGGCCGGCGGGGCGGGCCGCTGCTCAGCTGGTCGGCGGTGGCACAGGCAAAGCGGAAGGCGTCGAGCAAAGGCACAGCCATGCTGCAGAACCTCTTCCAGGTCAACGGCAGTGCCAAGAAGCTGCGGACCAAGGAGACCATCTTCCCggtgcaccaccaccaccaccaccacctggctGCCCCTGTCTTTGGCAACGGTTTTGGGGCCGACTCCTTCAGCCGCATCGCCAGCTCCTACGCCTCCTTTGGAGCTGGGGCCGGGCtggtgctccctgctgcccagaagCTCCTCCGCTCCAAAAAGGCCGAGCGGATGGAGGCAGAAATGGGCAAAAGTGGCCGGAGGAAGACAGGCAGTGAGTACCTGGTCAAGCTGGACCACGAAGGGGTGACGTCCCCCAAGAACAAGAACTGCAAAGCCCTGCTTCTGGCTGAGAAGGACTTTGGGGCCAAGCTGGAGCGACCGCTGGCCAGCCACGGCTACGCCCACGCGGCGCTGGCAGGCAAGGATAGGAAGGGACGGGCACCTGTGCACCAGCTGCCCGTGGGGCTGGCGCTGCGGAAATACTCGGGCCAGGCTGAGTTCACCCTGAACTGCGACAGCGACTGCCACAGCTCCTACTCGGACATGGACGAGGATGAggaggcaggggggctgggcgcCGATGTGTCCTCTCGCTTCATGACCCGCCTCTcggtttcctcctcttcctcgggctcttccacctcctccagctctggctccatctccacctccagcctctgctcctccgaCAATGAGGATTCCTCCTACAGCTCCGAGGATGAGGATTCCACACTGCTGCTCCAGACCTGCCTCTCCCATCCGGTGCCGGCACTGCTGGCGCAGCCGGAGGCTCTGCGCTCCAAGGGCAGCACACCGCAGCGATGCTTCCTCACCAAGGCCACAGCCGCCGGCCCCAAGGCCAAGCTGAAGCGCAAGGAAGCCCTCAGCTTCTCCAAAGCCAAAGAGTTCTCCCGGAGGCAGCGCCTGCCCTCGGTGGAAAACCGGCCAAAGATCTCCGCCTTCCTGCCCGCACGCCAGCTCTGGAGGTGGTCAGGGAACCCCACGCAG CGTCGGGGCATGAAGGGCAAGGCACGGAAGCTGTTCTACAAGGCCATCGTGCGGGGCAAGGAGACGCTGCGCATCGGGGACTGCGCTGTCTTCCTCTCGGCCGGGCGGCCCAACCTGCCCTACATCGGCCGCATCGAGAGCATGTGGGAGTCCTGGGGCAGCAACATGGTGGTCAAGGTCAAGTGGTTCTACCACCCCGAGGAGACCAAGCTGGGCAAGCGGCAGAGCGACGGCAAG AACGCCCTGTACCAGTCGTGCCATGAGGATGAGAACGACGTGCAGACCATCTCCCACAAGTGCCAGGTGGTGGGACGGGAGCACTACGAGCAGATGACCCGCAACAAGAAGTACCAGGACCGGCAGGACCTCTACTACCTGGCAGGCACCTATGACCCTACCACAGGCCGGCTGGTGACTGCTGATGGGGTGCCCATCCTCTGCTGA